The Pristiophorus japonicus isolate sPriJap1 unplaced genomic scaffold, sPriJap1.hap1 HAP1_SCAFFOLD_272, whole genome shotgun sequence sequence CGGGCCGGAAGCCTGAGGCCTAAatattccccccgccccctcccccccccggggtcaccGGGTCAACTCAGTCAGGGTCAGAGGGCGGCTCAGTGACCCGGATACCGGGGGCGGGGCCAAGCCCCGGGACTACAACACCTGACCCTACAACAACAACTGACCCTACAACAACAACTGACCCTACAACACCTGACCCTACAACAACAACTgaccctacaacaacaacaactgaccctacaacaacaactgaccctacaacaacaacacctgaccctactacaacaacaactgacccTACAACAACAACTGACCCTACTACAACAACTGACCCTACAACAACAACACCTgaccctacaacaacaacaactgaccctacaacaacaactgaccctacaacaacaactgaccctacaacaacaacacctgaccctacaacaacaactgaccctactacaacaacaactgacccTACAACAACACCTGACCCTACAACAACAACTGACCCTACAACAACAACTGACCCTACAACAACACCTGACCCTACAACAACAACAGACCCTACAACAACAACTGACCCTACAACACCTGACCCTACAACAACAACTgaccctacaacaacaacaactgacccTACAACAACAACTGACCCTGCAACAACAACTGACCCTACTACAACAACACCTGACCCTACAACAACAACTgaccctacaacaacaacaactgaccctacaacaacaactgaccctgcaacaacaacaactgaccCTGCAACAACACCTGACCCTACAACAACACCTGACCCTACAACAACGGACCCTACAACAACACCTGACCCTACAACAACGGACCCTACAACAACAACTGaccctactacaacaacaactgacccTACAACAACTGACCCTACAACAACAACTGACCCTACTACAACAACTGACCCTACAACAACACCTGACCCTACAACAACAACTGACCTTACAACAACAACTGACCCTGCAACAACATCTGACCCTACAACAACAACTGACCCTACAACACCTGAccgtacaacaacaactgaccctCCAACACCTGACCGTACAACAACACATGACCCTACAACAACAACTGACCCTACAACAACAAATGACCCTACAACACCTGACCGTACAACAACAACTGGCCCTACAACAACAACTGACCCTGGGAACACCTTACCCTACAACAACAACTGACCCTGGGTACACCTGACCCTACAACAAAAACTGACCCTACAACAACAACTGACTGTACAACAACAACTGActgtacaacaacaactgaccctGCCACAACAACTGACAGTACAACAGCAACTGAGGGTACCACAACAACACCTGACCCTACAACAACAACTGACcctacaacaacaactgagggtggAACAACAGCTGACCCTCCTACTACAACTGACCCTGCCACAACAACTGACCCCGGGTACAAGAATTGActgtacaacaacaactgagggaACAACAAAAACTGAGTGGGACTgtgtacaacaacaactgagggcCAGGGTCACTGGGTACAACAACAACTGATAATACACCAACAACTGATGGACAGGGTGGCGGTGTACAACAACAACTGACGATGGGGGCAGTGTTGCGAtagccccctgcaccgtcccctgggccttttactgtgacccccccctccccccagtgttggCGACGGTCGGGACTAACGGTCGGTTTCCTTTGGGCCTTTTTGTTCCAGGTGCGGCCGggaacgccccccccccaccccggagatGGAGCGATCGGGCCTGACCTTGCCACCGGCAGCCCCCCCTGGTCGCCCCCCCGGCCCGGcggcgggagagggagggggagggggagggaccttCACCTGCGCTACGTGCGGAGACCACTTCAGCCGCTCCCACGCCCTGCAGCAGCACCTGCGGGTGCACGCGGGGCAGAAGGCCTTTGGCGAGATGAGCTTCACCCGCTCGGCGGCAGTCTCGTCCCACGACCAGTGCAACCGGGGCGAGCGGCTGGCCCTGTGCGACGTGTGCGGCAAGGGCTTCACCGTGGCGGCGCTGCTGGCCCGGCACCAGGCCACGCACACCGGCCGGCAGCCCCACGAGTGCGGGCTCTGCGGCAAGACCTTCGCCCTGGCCGCCAGCTTCCGCCGTCACCGCCGCCTGCACTTCGCCGAGGAGGCGTACCGCTGCGACCAGTGCGCCGGCCGCTTCGCGCAGCGGGAGGAACTGGTCCAGCACCAGCTCAGTCACGGCCTCCGCGAATCCTTCGTCTGCCGGGCCTGCGGCAAGGGTTTCACCCAGGAGCGCTTCCTGCAGTGGCACATGCCGGTTCACACCGGCCTCAAGCTGCCGGGGGAGGCCGGGTCCTCCATCGCCGGAGACTCCATCGTCGGAACGACCAACAGCTCTATCGCCGGACTCTCCAACTCCTCCGTCGCTGGAACGACCAACTCCTCCGTCGCTGGAACGACCAACTCCTCCATCGCCGGACTCTCCAACTCCTCCGTCGCTGGAACGACCAACTCCTCCATCGCCGTATCCTCTGTTGCCGAAACTTCCACCGGAGCCATGAACTCTCCCATCGCCGGTGATGCCAGCAGCTCCATCACTGGACCCTCCTTAATCGTCGCAAACTGCAACAGCTCCACCACTGGCCTCTCCTCCGCCTCCGCCATGGAGCCCTCCTCCACCTTGGGGCCCACCTCCGCCACAAGTCCCACCTCCatcacaagggcctcctccaccaCTGGTCGCTCCTCCGCTGTGGGACCCTCCTCCACCACTGGTCCCTCCTCCGCCGTGTGGCCTTCCTCCGCCACAGGGACCACCTCCATCGCGGGGGCCTCCTCCACCACGGTGCCCTCCTCCGCCACGGGGCCCACCTCCGCCACGGGGCCCACCTCCGCCGTGGGGCCCTCCTCTGCCGTGGTGCCCTCCGCCGCCACGGGGCCCACCTCCGCCACAGGGCCCTCCTCCACCGTGGGGCCCACCTCCACCGTGGAGCTCTCCTCCACCACTGGTTCCACCTCCGCCACAGGGCCCACCTCCGCCGTGGGGCCCTCCTCCaccactggtcccacctccgccacAGGGCCCACCTCCGCCGTGGGGCCCTCCTCcaccactggtcccacctccaccatggGGCCCAGCTCCGCCGTGGGGCCCTCCTCCACCACTGGTTCCACCTCCGCCGTGGGGCTCACCTCCACCGTGGGGCCCTCCTCCaccactggtcccacctccgccgTGGGGCCCTCCTCCGCCATGGGGCCTTCCTCCACCACTGGTTCCACCTCCGCCGTGGGGCCCACCTCCGCCGTGGGGCCCTCCTCCGCCATGGGGCCTTCCTCCACCACTGGTTCCACCTCTGCCATGGGGCCCACCTCCGCCATGAGGCCCACCTCCGCCGTGGGGCCCTCCTCCaccactggtcccacctccgccgTGGGGCCCCTCCAGCGCCTGTGCTGCGATGTTTGCGGCGATTGCTTCAGCCGCCCGCTGGGCCTGCGCCAGCACCAGAGGGTCCACCTGGGGGAGCGGGTGATGGCCGGCacggcctccccctccccctccccctccccctccccctcccccgcccggcgCTCCTTCCCCTGCGACTCCTGCCCCAAGCGTTTCCCGGCCGCCTCGGCCCTGGCCCGTCACCGGGCCTCCCACGCGGGCCGGCAGCGGGCCGGGGAGCAGCCCTTCCGCTGCCCCACCTGCGGCTGCTGCTTTGCCCAGGCCTGGCGGCTCCAGCTCCACCAGCGGCAGCACCTGGAGGCCCGGCCCTATCGCTGCCCCACCTGCGGCTGTGCCTTCACCCAGCGGCGTCGCCTGCACTTCCACCAACGCTGCCACGCCCTGCCCGAGGCCCACGCCTGCCCCGTCTGCAAGAAGGGCTTCACCCGCCTGCACTACCTGCGCTGGCACATGCAGCTGCACCAGAGCGAGGCGGGCGGGGGGCAGGGCCCCCAGGCCCAGGGCCCCCCGGCCCAGGGACCCCCGGCCCAGCCGCCCCCCAACTCCTTCATCTGCGACGTGTGCGGCGACAGCTTCCGGCAGTGGGCCAACCTGCAGACGCACCAGACAGTTCACCGGGAGCGCGAGGGGCCGGAGAGTGCCGCGATCGAGTCGCCGGCCTCCGGGGACTGAGGAGCCCGCCCGGCCGCTGGACATTGAGCtcggacagagggggagacagagagagggggcacggactgagagagcgaggggggggcacggactgagagagagagagagagagagcgaggggcacggactgagagagagagagagagagaggggggcacggactgagagagagagagagagagaggggggcacggactgagagagagagagagagagagagcgaggggcacagactgagagagagagagagagaggggggcacggactgagagagagaggggggcacggactgagagagagagagagagagagagcgaggggcacagactgagagagagaggggggcacggactgagagagagagagagaggggggcacggactgagagagagagagagagagagagcgaggggcac is a genomic window containing:
- the LOC139247551 gene encoding zinc finger protein 628-like; this encodes MERSGLTLPPAAPPGRPPGPAAGEGGGGGGTFTCATCGDHFSRSHALQQHLRVHAGQKAFGEMSFTRSAAVSSHDQCNRGERLALCDVCGKGFTVAALLARHQATHTGRQPHECGLCGKTFALAASFRRHRRLHFAEEAYRCDQCAGRFAQREELVQHQLSHGLRESFVCRACGKGFTQERFLQWHMPVHTGLKLPGEAGSSIAGDSIVGTTNSSIAGLSNSSVAGTTNSSVAGTTNSSIAGLSNSSVAGTTNSSIAVSSVAETSTGAMNSPIAGDASSSITGPSLIVANCNSSTTGLSSASAMEPSSTLGPTSATSPTSITRASSTTGRSSAVGPSSTTGPSSAVWPSSATGTTSIAGASSTTVPSSATGPTSATGPTSAVGPSSAVVPSAATGPTSATGPSSTVGPTSTVELSSTTGSTSATGPTSAVGPSSTTGPTSATGPTSAVGPSSTTGPTSTMGPSSAVGPSSTTGSTSAVGLTSTVGPSSTTGPTSAVGPSSAMGPSSTTGSTSAVGPTSAVGPSSAMGPSSTTGSTSAMGPTSAMRPTSAVGPSSTTGPTSAVGPLQRLCCDVCGDCFSRPLGLRQHQRVHLGERVMAGTASPSPSPSPSPSPARRSFPCDSCPKRFPAASALARHRASHAGRQRAGEQPFRCPTCGCCFAQAWRLQLHQRQHLEARPYRCPTCGCAFTQRRRLHFHQRCHALPEAHACPVCKKGFTRLHYLRWHMQLHQSEAGGGQGPQAQGPPAQGPPAQPPPNSFICDVCGDSFRQWANLQTHQTVHREREGPESAAIESPASGD